The following are encoded in a window of Dryobates pubescens isolate bDryPub1 chromosome 34, bDryPub1.pri, whole genome shotgun sequence genomic DNA:
- the HYLS1 gene encoding centriolar and ciliogenesis-associated protein HYLS1: protein MEELTGLHGLGQVPPEDEEQLAATLALYAQQEDSEEWTQPSEDPYSEASLSSGVQPALPEEQRGTRRLVMKRKVLRHRPDGRVEVSDESEYDPKVWRLREETLQPGAEDSISEGQTVPLSPDSISEGQMGTSSSSFPHESPGDSPLFILRDLPSRSSRTSQCSTVPKSFMPPRLEPLGPPRVKTDCVAKYREYKREWERFGIPGEAPREELRRAIREQMRCPPELPAKPQRPFVPNTYVVPSEKPRAALRWEVRWHLANGLMPCRAARRLPTAHSF from the coding sequence ATGGAGGAGCTGACAGGACTGCATGGGCTTGGCCAGGTCCCTCcagaggatgaggagcagctggcagccacgCTGGCCCTGTATGCCCAGCAAGAAGACAGTGAGGAGTGgacacagccctctgaggaccCCTACTCCGAGGCCTCTCTCTCCTCGGgggtgcagccagccctgcccgaggagcagaggggcaccaGGAGGTTGGTGATGAAGAGGAAGGTGCTGAGGCACAGACCTGATGGAAGAGTGGAGGTTTCTGATGAGTCTGAGTACGACCCCAAGGTGTGGAGACTGAGGGAGGAAACGCTTCAGCCCGGGGCTGAAGACAGCATCTCTGAGGGGCAGACAGTGCCTCTGAGCCCAGACAGCATCTCTGAGGGGCAGATGgggaccagcagctccagcttccCCCACGAGTCCCCCGGGGACAGTCCCCTCTTCATCCTCAGGGACTTGCCGAGCCGCAGCTCTCGCACTTCGCagtgcagcacagtgcccaaatCCTTCATGCCCCCTCGGCTGGAGCCGCTGGGACCGCCCCGAGTCAAGACCGACTGCGTGGCCAAGTACAGGGAGTACAAACGGGAGTGGGAGAGGTTCGGGATCCCGGGGGAGGCCCCGCGGGAGGAGCTGCGCAGGGCCATCCGGGAGCAGATGCGCTGCCCGCCCGAGCTGCCCGCCAAGCCGCAGCGCCCCTTCGTGCCCAACACCTACGTGGTGCCCAGCGAGAAGCCGCGGGCGGCGCTGCGCTGGGAGGTGCGCTGGCACCTGGCCAACGGCCTGATGCCCTGCAGAGCCGCTCGCCGCCTCCCCACAGCCCACAGCTTTTAA
- the PUS3 gene encoding tRNA pseudouridine(38/39) synthase has product MAEGSTAPDPEQLLRRVQELEEEVKRLQEKLQEDSRGGEAAAGPGRGRKRQQRPFDFGAHGRRRVALKIAYLGWGYQGFASQENTSNTVEEKLFEALKKTRLVDSRQTSNYHRCGRTDKGVSAFGQVISLDLRSSLPERGQPQGGGGQQELRYTHMLNRVLPADIRVLAWAPVGPDFSARFSCLHRTYRYFFPRGGLDVGRMHAAAQRFVGTHDFRNLCKMDVANGVLAFRRTVLRAAVGRLPPAAPAEPPDPFQLCQFEVTGQAFLYHQVRCMMAILFLVGQGVESPEVIDELLDVEKNPRKPQYSMAVEFPLVLYNCEFENLQWLYDRDVQEFNVTHLQQLWASHAVKTQVLRDMLQGLEAAPVPADDSPGSSTTIPWGELKPPLQSQASSFMEGVRARTYKPLLARPKCEGLESRIRHFVRRGRIETPPGLPPAGEEQQQPPEAKRSHQGTALEGGGGAEQPPKRVCVEVE; this is encoded by the exons atggcagaggggagcacagctcccgatccagagcagctcctgaggagggtgcaggagctggaagaggaggtgaagcggctgcaggagaagctccAGGAGgacagcaggggaggggaggctgctgcaggccccgGGAGGGGCAGGAAACGGCAGCAGAGGCCTTTCGACTTCGGCGCCCACGGCCGCAGGCGCGTGGCACTGAAGATTGCCTACCTGGGCTGGGGCTACCAGGGCTTTGCCAGCCAGGAGAACACCAGCAACAccgtggaggagaagctcttcGAGGCCTTGAAGAAGACACGGCTGGTGGACAGCCGGCAGACCTCCAACTACCACCGCTGCGGCCGCACCGACAAGGGGGTCAGCGCCTTCGGACAG GTGATCTCCCTGGACCTGCGCTCCAGCCTCCCGGAGCGGGGCCAGCCGCAGGGCggcggggggcagcaggagctgcgcTACACTCACATGCTCAACAGGGTGCTGCCGGCCGACATCCGGGTGCTGGCCTGGGCGCCGGTGGGCCCCGACTTCAGCGCCCGCTTCAGCTGCCTGCACAGGACCTACCGCTACTTCTTCCCCCGCGGCGGGCTGGACGTGGGGCGCATGCACGCGGCGGCGCAGCGCTTCGTGGGCACCCACGACTTCCGCAACCTCTGCAAGATGGACGTGGCCAACGGCGTCCTGGCCTTCCGCCGCACCGTGCTGCGCGCCGCCGTCGGCCGCCTGCCGCCCGCCGCGCCGGCCGAGCCGCCCGaccccttccagctctgccagtTCGAGGTGACCGGGCAGGCCTTCCTCTACCACCAGGTGCGCTGCATGATGGCCATCCTCTTCCTCGTCGGCCAGGGCGTGGAGAGCCCAGAGGTCATCGACGAGCTGCTGGACGTGGAGAAGAACCCCCGGAAGCCGCAGTACAG catggctgtggaGTTTCCCCTGGTCCTCTACAACTGTGAGTTCGAGAACCTGCAGTGGCTGTACGACCGCGACGTGCAGGAGTTCAACGTcacccacctgcagcagctgtgggccagCCACGCTGTCAAGACccaagtgctgagggacatgttacaggggctggaggctgccccCGTGCCTGCTGACGACA gcccagggagcagcacaaccatccCGTGGGGGGAGCTGAagcctcccctgcagagccaggccagcagcttcATGGAAGGCGTCCGAGCCCGCACCTACAAACCGCTGCTGGCGCGGCCCAAGTGCGAGGGGCTGGAGTCCAGGATCCGGCACTTCGTGCGCAGGGGCCGCATCGAGACCCCCCCCGGGCTGCCCCCGGccggggaggagcagcagcagccccccgaGGCCAAGAGGAGTCACCAGGGAACCGCCCTGGAGGGCGGGGGTGgcgcagagcagcctcccaaaAGGGTCTGCGTGGAGGTGGAGTGA
- the RPUSD4 gene encoding pseudouridylate synthase RPUSD4, mitochondrial: protein MAATSVGCGLWRRLTAGMGQAVRAASGAAGGAGRAAAAAEEEEAQAPRAEKLAEQLRARKREEEKREVSGQRRQHLERLQQGQRRVPRDPAQRRVWELARLSRQLQQVHPNVLAKILKEGTLFQNEEVVVINKPYGLPVHGGPGIKNCITDVLPILAKMLENMKAEPLHLCHRLDKETTGVMVLARSKEVADRVRLLFKTRQVEKTYWAITLGEPDPAEGIVEIPIVEKAVQSHQSHYKMTLAPSYRLCAAGGQPVRTRRQRGAESAVTRYRRLASAAACSLLELQPVTGVKHQIRVHLAYGLGCPILGDHKYSHWSKLAPQKLPEVTLRRLKLRQSKARHLPLHLHAQRLCLPLGRRLELVCKPPPFFLRTLEKLQLDISKD from the exons ATGGCGGCGACCAGCGTCGGCTGCGGGCTGTGGCGGCGGCTTACGGCCGGCATGGGCCAGGCCGTGCGGGCTGCCAGCGGTGCCGCCGGCGGTGCCGGGcgagcggcggcagcggcggaggaggaggaggctcaggctcCGCGTGCGGAGAAGCTGGCGGAGCAGCTGCGAGCGCgaaaaagggaggaggagaagcgaGAGGTGAGCGGGCAGCGACGT cagcaccttgagaggctgcagcagggccagagaagg gtGCCCAGGGACCCAGCGCAGAGACGGGTGTGGgagctggccaggctgagcaggcagctgcagcaggtccacCCCAACGTGCTGGCCAAGATCCTCAAGGAGGGAACCTTGTTCCAGAACGAGGAGGTTGTGGTGATCAACAAACCCTACGGCCTGCCCGTGCACG GAGGCCCTGGGATCAAGAACTGCATCACTGACGTGCTGCCAATCTTGGCCAAGATGCTGGAGAACATGAAAGCTGAAcccctgcacctctgccacCGGCTGGACAAAGAGACCACAGGTGTGATGGTGTTGGCACGGAGCAAGGAGGTGGCAGACAGGGTCAGGCTCCTCTTCAAGACACGGCAGGTGGAGAAGACCTACTG ggcaATCACCCTGGGGGAGCCTGACCCTGCCGAGGGCATCGTGGAGATCCCCATCGTGGAGAAGGCAGTGCAGAGCCACCAGTCCCACTACAAG ATGACTCTGGCGCCCAGCTACCGCCTGTGCGCGGCGGGCGGGCAGCCGGTGCGGACGCGCCGGCAGCGCGGTGCCGAGAGCGCGGTCACACGGTACCGGCGCCTGGCCAGCGCCGCCGCCTGCtcgctgctggagctgcagcccgTCACAG gggTGAAGCACCAGATCCGAGTCCACCTGGCCTATGGCTTGGGCTGCCCCATCCTGGGGGATCACAAATACTCCCACTGGAGCAAGCTGGCACCGCAG AAGCTCCCTGAGGTCACCTTGAGGAGGCTGAAGCTGCGGCAGAGCAAGGCTCGGCACCTGCCCCTGCACCTCCACGCCCAGCGCCTCTGCCTGCCGCTGGGCCGGCGCCTCGAGCTGGTCTGCAAgcccccccccttcttcctgaGGACgctggagaagctgcagctggacaTCAGCAAGGACTGA
- the PANX3 gene encoding pannexin-3, with product MSLSHTAAEFMLSDALLPEPGGARTQRLRLELPSDRLLKFVTVGLPLCLVSLAFAREFSAGSQISCFPPTNFTGKQAAYVDTACWDSLLHHGSDAEGQPFTKSLWALKAFPYSLLLVAVLMYLPCLLWRCAAAPALHCDLLFIMGELDRSYNRSVRLVQHMRKVQQDSAEPEAFWEEYERARRERYFEFPLLERYLGCKQHSHSLVCIYLLRNLLLLLFLAATCLYLVFLHLNIFFQDEFSCSIRTGLLQAEPHVPPLIPCKLPFYSIFQLTSVSLGCVYVLLIPVVLYGALQLCQWDKGLLSVYEMLPAFDLLSRKMLTCPVNDLNVILLFLRANISHLTSFSRLNAVSALREATANKEDIDTVVDFMTLLAGLETTKPKHPEAEGSAALCNGGAREVKPGVEAVGKASRDSFGSA from the exons ATGTCGCTGTCCCACACGGCCGCCGAGTTCATGCTGTCGGATGCGCTGCTGCCGGAGCCGGGCGGGGCCCGCACCCAGCGGCTGcggctggagctgcccagcgACCGCCTGCTCAAGTTCGTCACCGTGGGGCTGCCGCTCTGCCTCGTCTCGTTGGCCTTCGCCCGCGAGTTCTCTGCCG gctcccagatcagctgcttccctcccaccaACTTCACCGGGAAGCAGGCTGCCTACGTCGACACTGCCTGCTGGGACTCCCTGCTCCACCACGGCTCCGACGCCGAGGGGCAGCCCTTCACCAAGTCCCTCTGGGCGCTCAAG GCCTTCCCCtactcgctgctgctggtggcggTGCTGATgtacctgccctgcctgctgtggcgcTGCGCCGCCGCCCCCGCCCTGCACTGCGACCTGCTCTTCATCATGGGCGAGCTGGACAGGTCCTACAACCGCTCCGTGCGCCTGGTGCAGCACATGAGGAAGGTGCAGCAGGACAGCGCCGAGCCCGAGGCCTTCTGGGAGGAGTATGAGAG GGCTCGCCGGGAGCGGTACTTCGAGTTCCCGCTGCTGGAGCGCTAcctgggctgcaagcagcaCTCCCACTCCTTGGTCTGCATCTACCTCCTGAGgaacctcctcctgctcctcttcctggcTGCCACCTGCCTCTATTTGGTCTTcctccacctcaacatcttcTTCCAGGATGAATTCAGCTGCTCCATCAGAACGGGGCTGCTCCAGGCGGAGCCCCACGTCCCCCCCCTCATCCCCTGCAAGCTGCCCTTCTACTCCATCTTCCAGCTCACCAGCGTCTCGCTCGGCTGCGTCTACGTCCTGCTCATCCCTGTCGTGCTCTACggggccctgcagctgtgccagtgggACAAAGGGCTGCTGTCTGTCTATGAGATGCTGCCTGCCTTCGACCTGCTCAGCCGCAAGATGCTGACCTGCCCTGTCAACGACCTCAAcgtcatcctcctcttcctccgcGCCAACATCTCTCACCTCACCTCCTTCAGCCGCCTCAACGCCGTCAGCGCCCTGAGGGAAGCCACTGCCAACAAGGAGGACATCGACACCGTGGTGGACTTCATGacactgctggctgggctggagacCACCAAACCCAAGCACCCTGAGGCTGAAGGCAGTGCTGCCCTCTGCAACGGCGGGGCTCGAG AAGTGAA